In Geminocystis sp. NIES-3708, a single window of DNA contains:
- a CDS encoding Calx-beta domain-containing protein, whose product MTTNQANHSNGDTTTLKSNEFTGLIDTIYNDDDLVLSLNSSLSSTISENTSFSVMDVKNSVNIESPIATTKVTPVSADTSELTADLSQKLSLPEVHSSSTPLIKNSLSSIISRGISPPETVIKLQDSSPTFFSPIKPLQAISAPSGDYRIDALLGGNKWGITNLTYSFYAGGSFYGSETGLASVSEAVKNNVRYILNNLIAPLINLTFTEVTDSPSNYGQLRYLLSTDPGYAYAYYPFSTDTNQGNGNDVAGDVFLNPDYDNNFDTNGFRGGAGTHGYQSLIHETLHALGIKHSGNYNGSGAGDPPYLPYGEENWDNTLMTYNFDSGDEPSTPMAYDILALQYLYGAKSYNSNNTIYTFSDTDLYSDGSKTVGSSTLNNKITIWDSGGTDILNFTGLGSNTGGYRFDMNPGGWFSTQTAFNGTGYNVDPGPPVSFSSGTTYRATTNGTRLGYGIIIEHLVNSSSNDYIIANSAANQFSGYGVITSTGNDTIEGGNSLDTLDLSEFTSSSVSQIQSGNNLVLGLGSARSITVKDYYLTSTDRLNIQFSSTNILTSFAIAATNANQTEGNSGTKAFTFTINRSGTTTGANNVNWAVTGSGTNPANATDFSGGVLPSGTVSFAANETSKVITVNVQGDTTVEPDENFTVTLSNATNGATITTATATGTILNDDGTNGNTFSNTSTISIPEIGPASSYPSTINVSGLSGNISKVTVTLNNLSHTFPDDLDILLVSPTGAKTLLMSDVGESNDLSDVTLTFDPTATNFLPDSGLITSGTYKPTDFESDDVFDSPAPVGPYNADLSVFNNTNPNGEWRLFVVDDISGDFGSIAGGLSLTFETTASFPTTLAIAATNANQTEGNSGTKAFTFTVTRSGTTTGANNVNWAVTGSGTNPANATDFSGGVLPSGTVSFAANETSKVITVNVQGDTTVEPDENFTVTLSNATNGATITTATAIGTIQNDDTPIPTNLAIAATNANQTEGNSGTKAFTFTVTRSGTTTGANNVNWAVTGSGTNPANATDFSGGVLPSGTVSFAANETSKVITVNVQGDTTVEPDENFTVTLSNATNGATITTATAIGTIQNDDTNTFLPQISISPNQTVIEGLTSLQNVTYTVILSQASSQTVTVQYATTNGTAIAGSDYTATSGTLTFSPGQISKTIILPILNDFVNEFDENFNLTLSNSTNANLSNSGVTTTIADTLFTAVTTTLSANVENLILTGITAINGTGNGGNNIISGNTANNNLNGGAGNDTLNDGDGNDTLDGGAGSDVMSGGLGNDFYYVNSTVDVVVENASQGTDTVISSITHTLAANVENLTLIDISAINGTGNTLNNTITGNIANNNLNGGDGNDTLTGGDGNDTLNGGTGSDRLTGGTGNDLYLVDNVGDIVSETSTLATEIDTVQSSITYTLTTNVENLTLTGTSAINGTGNTLNNTITGNIANNNLNGGDGNDTLTGGDGNDTLNGSIGSDRLTGGTGNDLYIVDNLGDIVIETSTLATEIDTVQSLITYTLTTNVENLTLTGTSAINGTGNILNNTITGNIANNNLNGGDGNDTLTGGDGNDTLNGGTGSDRLTSGTGNDLYIVDNVGDIVIETSTLATEIDTVQSSITYTLTTNVENLTLTGTSAINGTGNTLNNTITGNIANNNLNGGDGNDTLTGGDGNDTLNGGTGSDRLTGGTGNDLYIVDNVGDIVSETSTLATEIDTVQSSITYTLTTNVENLTLTGTTAINGTGNTLNNTITGNTANNSLDGGAGNDTLNGGTGIDSLIGGTGNDLYIVDNVGDIVSETSTLATEIDTVQSSITYTLTDNVENLTLTGTTAINGTGNTLKNVITGNSGNNSLSGGDGNDTLIGGDGNDTLIGGGSNDTLTGGNGLDSFRFNSASEGVDFITDFTVADDTIRVLGSAFGGGLVAGTLSISQFTIGSSATTSSHRFFYNSSNGGLFFDVDGNGATSAVQFATLNISLTMTNADIVVI is encoded by the coding sequence ATGACAACTAATCAAGCAAATCATTCCAATGGCGATACTACCACTTTAAAATCAAATGAGTTCACAGGACTTATTGACACAATATATAATGATGATGACTTAGTGCTATCTTTGAACTCTTCCTTATCTTCAACTATTTCTGAAAACACATCTTTCTCCGTAATGGATGTTAAAAATTCGGTAAATATTGAATCACCTATTGCCACTACCAAAGTAACCCCAGTTAGTGCTGATACTTCAGAATTAACAGCAGATTTGAGTCAAAAGTTGTCCTTGCCAGAGGTTCATAGTTCTTCAACACCATTGATAAAGAACTCTCTATCTTCGATAATTTCTCGTGGAATTTCTCCCCCTGAAACAGTAATTAAACTCCAAGATTCATCTCCAACTTTTTTCTCGCCAATAAAGCCACTTCAAGCAATCAGTGCTCCATCTGGAGATTATCGTATCGATGCACTTTTAGGAGGTAACAAATGGGGGATAACAAATCTAACTTATAGTTTCTATGCTGGAGGTTCATTCTATGGAAGTGAAACAGGTTTAGCATCTGTGAGTGAGGCAGTGAAAAACAATGTACGCTATATTCTCAACAATCTAATTGCTCCATTAATTAATCTTACTTTTACAGAAGTAACTGACTCTCCCAGTAATTATGGTCAACTTCGCTATCTTCTTTCTACAGATCCGGGTTACGCTTATGCTTATTATCCATTTTCAACAGACACAAATCAGGGCAATGGTAATGACGTGGCAGGTGATGTATTTTTAAATCCTGACTATGATAATAATTTTGACACAAATGGTTTTCGAGGAGGAGCAGGAACTCATGGTTATCAATCTTTAATTCACGAAACCCTCCATGCACTAGGGATCAAACATTCAGGTAATTATAACGGTAGTGGAGCAGGAGATCCTCCTTATCTTCCCTACGGAGAAGAAAATTGGGATAACACCCTGATGACTTATAACTTCGACTCTGGTGATGAACCTAGTACTCCTATGGCTTATGACATACTAGCCTTACAATATCTATACGGTGCAAAATCTTACAATTCTAATAACACTATCTATACTTTTTCTGATACAGATCTCTATTCCGATGGCTCTAAAACTGTGGGTAGTTCGACTCTCAACAATAAAATTACTATTTGGGATAGTGGTGGTACAGATATTCTAAATTTTACTGGTTTAGGATCTAATACTGGTGGTTATCGATTTGATATGAATCCGGGAGGATGGTTCTCAACTCAAACTGCTTTTAATGGTACGGGCTATAATGTCGATCCAGGACCACCGGTTAGTTTTAGTTCAGGTACAACCTATAGAGCTACAACCAACGGGACAAGACTTGGTTACGGAATAATAATTGAACATCTGGTCAATTCTTCTAGTAATGACTATATTATCGCTAACTCGGCGGCTAACCAATTTAGTGGCTATGGTGTGATAACTTCTACGGGAAATGATACCATTGAGGGTGGAAATAGTCTTGATACCCTTGATTTATCTGAATTCACTTCTAGTAGTGTTAGTCAAATCCAAAGCGGAAATAACCTAGTCTTAGGATTAGGTTCAGCACGTTCAATTACCGTTAAAGATTATTATTTAACAAGCACTGATCGACTAAATATCCAATTTTCAAGTACGAATATTCTCACTAGCTTTGCCATCGCCGCCACTAATGCCAACCAAACAGAAGGAAATAGCGGAACAAAAGCCTTTACCTTTACTATAAATCGTAGTGGTACTACCACTGGTGCGAATAATGTTAATTGGGCAGTAACAGGTTCAGGTACAAATCCTGCTAATGCTACGGACTTCAGTGGTGGAGTGTTACCATCAGGTACCGTGAGTTTTGCGGCCAATGAAACCAGTAAAGTAATTACAGTAAATGTTCAAGGTGACACCACTGTAGAACCAGATGAAAACTTTACCGTGACTCTTTCTAATGCCACCAACGGGGCAACTATTACCACCGCAACCGCTACTGGTACTATTCTCAATGATGATGGAACAAACGGTAACACTTTTAGCAATACCTCGACTATTTCAATCCCTGAGATTGGGCCAGCATCCTCCTACCCTTCTACTATTAACGTCTCAGGCTTAAGTGGTAATATCAGTAAAGTCACTGTTACCCTTAATAATCTGAGTCATACCTTCCCAGATGATCTTGATATTCTCTTAGTAAGTCCCACTGGTGCAAAAACCCTCTTAATGTCTGATGTGGGAGAAAGTAATGATTTATCAGATGTCACCCTAACTTTTGATCCCACCGCCACCAATTTTTTGCCAGATAGTGGCTTGATTACAAGCGGTACTTATAAACCGACAGATTTTGAATCTGATGACGTTTTCGATTCTCCCGCCCCTGTAGGTCCATATAATGCCGATTTATCCGTATTTAACAATACCAATCCTAATGGGGAATGGAGATTATTTGTAGTAGATGATATTAGTGGAGATTTCGGATCTATTGCTGGTGGTTTGTCTTTAACCTTTGAAACTACAGCATCTTTCCCAACGACTTTAGCGATCGCCGCCACTAATGCCAACCAAACAGAAGGAAATAGCGGAACAAAAGCCTTTACCTTTACCGTGACTCGCAGTGGTACTACCACCGGTGCCAATAATGTAAATTGGGCAGTTACCGGTTCAGGTACAAATCCTGCTAATGCTACGGACTTCAGTGGTGGAGTGTTACCATCAGGTACCGTGAGTTTTGCGGCCAATGAGACCAGTAAAGTAATCACAGTAAACGTTCAAGGTGACACCACTGTAGAACCAGACGAAAACTTTACCGTGACTCTTTCTAATGCCACCAACGGGGCAACTATTACCACCGCAACCGCCATCGGTACTATTCAAAATGATGATACTCCAATCCCAACCAATTTAGCGATCGCCGCCACTAATGCCAACCAAACAGAAGGAAATAGCGGAACAAAAGCCTTTACCTTTACCGTGACTCGCAGTGGTACTACCACCGGTGCCAATAATGTAAATTGGGCAGTTACCGGTTCAGGTACAAATCCTGCTAATGCTACGGACTTCAGTGGTGGAGTGTTACCATCAGGTACCGTAAGTTTTGCGGCCAATGAGACCAGTAAAGTAATCACAGTAAACGTTCAAGGTGACACCACTGTAGAACCAGACGAAAACTTTACCGTGACTCTTTCTAATGCCACCAACGGGGCAACTATTACCACCGCAACCGCCATCGGTACTATTCAAAATGATGATACAAATACATTTTTACCACAAATAAGTATCAGTCCTAATCAAACCGTTATCGAAGGCTTAACCAGTCTTCAAAATGTAACTTACACAGTAATTCTTTCTCAAGCAAGTAGTCAAACAGTAACGGTACAATATGCCACCACTAACGGAACGGCTATAGCAGGTTCAGATTATACTGCTACCAGTGGAACTTTAACTTTCTCTCCCGGACAAATCAGTAAGACTATTATTCTTCCAATTCTCAATGATTTTGTCAATGAGTTTGATGAGAATTTTAACTTAACTTTAAGTAACTCTACTAATGCTAATTTAAGTAACTCTGGTGTTACAACAACCATTGCTGATACTTTATTCACTGCTGTAACGACTACTTTATCCGCCAATGTCGAAAATCTGATCTTAACAGGTATAACGGCTATTAACGGCACAGGTAACGGTGGTAATAATATTATTAGTGGTAATACTGCCAATAATAACCTTAATGGTGGTGCCGGAAACGATACTCTCAATGATGGAGATGGTAATGATACCCTCGATGGTGGTGCTGGAAGTGATGTCATGAGTGGTGGCTTAGGCAATGATTTTTACTATGTCAATAGTACAGTAGATGTGGTAGTAGAAAATGCCAGTCAAGGTACAGATACAGTTATTTCTTCTATTACCCATACCTTAGCTGCTAACGTAGAAAATCTCACTTTAATAGACATAAGTGCTATTAACGGTACAGGTAACACCCTCAATAACACCATCACTGGTAATATAGCGAACAACAACCTTAACGGAGGAGACGGTAACGATACTCTCACTGGTGGTGATGGTAATGATACCCTCAATGGTGGTACGGGAAGCGATCGTCTGACAGGTGGTACTGGTAATGACCTTTATCTTGTAGATAATGTAGGGGATATAGTGAGTGAAACATCGACTCTTGCCACGGAAATTGATACCGTACAATCTTCAATCACCTATACCTTAACTACTAACGTAGAAAATCTCACCTTAACGGGTACAAGTGCTATCAACGGTACAGGTAACACCCTCAATAACACCATCACTGGTAATATAGCGAACAACAACCTTAACGGAGGAGACGGTAACGATACTCTCACTGGTGGTGATGGTAATGATACCCTCAATGGTAGTATAGGAAGCGATCGTCTGACAGGTGGTACTGGTAATGACCTTTATATTGTGGATAATTTAGGGGATATAGTGATTGAAACATCGACTCTTGCCACGGAAATTGATACCGTACAATCTTTAATCACCTATACCTTAACTACTAACGTAGAAAATCTCACCTTAACGGGTACAAGTGCTATCAACGGTACAGGTAACATCCTCAATAACACCATCACTGGTAATATAGCGAACAACAACCTTAACGGAGGAGACGGTAACGATACTCTCACTGGTGGTGATGGTAATGATACCCTCAATGGTGGTACGGGAAGCGATCGTCTGACAAGTGGTACTGGTAATGACCTTTATATTGTAGATAATGTAGGGGATATAGTGATTGAAACATCGACTCTTGCCACGGAAATTGATACCGTACAATCTTCAATCACCTATACCTTAACTACTAACGTAGAAAATCTCACCTTAACGGGTACAAGTGCTATCAACGGTACAGGTAACACCCTCAATAACACCATCACTGGTAATATAGCGAACAACAACCTTAACGGAGGAGACGGTAACGATACTCTCACTGGTGGTGATGGTAATGATACCCTCAATGGTGGTACGGGAAGCGATCGTCTGACAGGTGGTACTGGTAATGACCTTTATATTGTGGATAATGTAGGGGATATAGTGAGTGAAACATCGACTCTTGCTACCGAAATTGATACAGTGCAATCGTCAATTACCTATACCTTAACTACTAACGTAGAAAATCTCACCTTAACAGGTACAACTGCTATTAATGGTACAGGTAACACTCTAAATAATACCATCACTGGTAATACAGCGAACAATAGCCTTGATGGTGGTGCCGGTAATGATACTCTCAACGGTGGCACCGGTATAGATAGTTTAATAGGTGGTACGGGGAATGACCTTTATATTGTAGATAATGTAGGGGATATAGTGAGTGAAACATCCACTCTTGCTACCGAAATTGATACAGTACAATCCTCCATTACCTATACCTTGACAGATAACGTAGAAAACCTGACTTTAACAGGCACAACTGCTATCAACGGTACAGGTAACACTCTCAAGAACGTAATTACGGGTAACAGTGGTAATAATAGCCTCAGTGGAGGAGATGGTAACGATACTCTCATAGGTGGTGATGGAAATGATACTCTCATAGGTGGTGGCAGTAATGACACTCTCACAGGTGGTAATGGTTTAGATTCATTCCGTTTTAACTCTGCTTCTGAAGGAGTCGATTTCATTACTGATTTTACCGTTGCTGATGATACAATTCGAGTTTTAGGTAGTGCCTTCGGTGGTGGTTTAGTAGCTGGTACATTATCTATTAGTCAGTTTACAATTGGTTCATCGGCAACTACTTCTTCTCATCGTTTCTTCTATAATTCTAGTAATGGAGGATTATTCTTTGATGTGGATGGTAACGGTGCGACTTCTGCCGTACAATTTGCCACTTTAAATATCAGTTTAACCATGACTAATGCTGATATTGTGGTAATTTAA